The Cellulomonas shaoxiangyii sequence GCCTCCACGGGGCCCACGGCGACGAGCGCGACCAGCGCGGCGAGGATGCCGGCGAGCGTCGCGCCGACCAGCGGGATGAACGCCAGCAGGAACACCAGCACGGAGAGCGGGATGACGAGCGGTACGCCCACGATCGCCAGGCCGACGCCGATGCCGATCGCGTCGACCGCCGCGATGATCGCGGTGCCGCGGATGTACCCGCCGAGCGTGCGCACCGTCGCGTCGCCGACGCGCTTGCCCCGCTGGTAGCGGTCCCCCTCGAACGGGCGGAGCAGGAACTCCCAGATCGCCGGGCCGTCCTTCAGGAAGAAGAACAGCACGACGATCATGATGAAGAAGCCGGCGACGAAGTCAGCCGTCTGCGAGACGCCGGCGATGGCACCGGAGCCGACGGCGTCGGACTGCAGCAGCCCCGTCGCCGACTCGCGGAAGGACGCGATCTGCTCGTCGGTGATGTCGAACGGCAGGCCCTGGATGTACGTCTGCAGCTCGTCGAAGCCGTCGAGCGCCTGGTCCCGCAGCTCGCCCCACTGCGCACCCACCGCCCGCACCACCAGCCACAGGATCCCGGCGAGCACCGCGACGACCGCCAGCAGGGCGATCCACGTCGCGAGCAGCGACGGCAGCCCGCGCCGGCGCATCCAGCCGACGAGCGGCGAGATGGCCGCCGCCAGCACCAGCGCGATGAGCACGGGGATGACGACGAGGGTGAGCTGCATCAGCGCGAGCACGAAGACCGCGAGGACGGCCACCACCGCGAGCGTCTGCAGCGACCGGGTGGCGGCGCGGCCGAAGCCGTCCGACCAGAGGCGCGACGTGCGGCCCTCGTCGGGCGCGCCGCGCCCGGTCGGCGTCTCGACGTACGTGACCGCGACGTCCGGGGCGGCGGGCGGCGGTGTGCGGCGGCCGAAGAGACCCATCGCGTGTCCTCCTGGTGCAGTGCCCGGCGGGCGCCGGACGTGCTGACGGTATTGCCGCCGTGCCCCCGCCGCGCGGCGACCCGCGCGGGCACGGGTCAGTACCGCCAGCGCCCCATGTCCTGCTGGTACGTGCGGTGGATGGTCGGGGACAGCAGCGTCGACGCCGCCAGGTCCCGGGGTGGGGCGTCCGCGGGGAGCTGTGCGGTGGCCCGCAGGGACGCCTCGTCGTGGAACCGCAGGCCGTCGGGCAGGGCGGTCGCGGCGAACGCCTGCGACCCGTCCCCCGGCAGGGACAGCGCGAACCCCCACTCGCCGAACGACGGCACGTTCACGCCCAGCGGGAGCACCGTGCGGTCCGGTGCGGCGGCGCGCATCGTCGCCACCACCTGCCAGAACGCGTTCGGCGTGAAGTACGTGGACGTCGCCTGCGTGCTCATCACCCCGCCCGGCCGCAGGTGCGCGGCGACCATCGCGTAGAAGGGTGAGGAGTACAGCTTCGCGACGCGCTCGTTGGCCGGGTCGACGAGGTCGACGAGCACCGCGTCGAACGTGCGGTCGCTCTCGCGCAGCCACGCGAAGGCGTCGGCGTTGACCACCTCGACGCGCGGGTCGTCGAGCGCGTGCTCGTTGAGCGCGCTGACCAGCCGGTCGTTCCGGCCGAGATCCGTGACCGCGGGGTCGAGGTCCACCACGACGACCTCGCGCACGGTCGGGTAGCGCAGCACCTCGCGCGCGAGCAGGCCGTCGCCGCCGCCGAGCACCGCGACCGACGTCGGTGCGGCGACCGAGGTGAGCGCCGTGTGCGCGAGGGTCTCGTGGTAGCGCGCCTCGTCGACCGACGAGAACTGCAGCTGGTCGTTCAGGTACAGCCGCGTGTCGCCCTGGTACGTCGTGACGACGAGCTTCTGGTAGGCGCTCTGCTCGTAGTGCAGCACCGGGTCGACGTACAGGCGCGTGTTGATCGCGTCCTCGAGCGCCGTCGCCGACACCAGGCCGGCCACGAGCAGCACGCTGACGACGGCCGTCGGCCACGTCAGGCGCACCGGCCAGCCCATGCGCCCGAGCATGAACAGCGCGACGAGCACGTTGAGCAGCGCCACCGCGAACGCCGTGCGCACCAGGCCGAGGGTCGGCAGCAGCAGGAACGGGAACAGCAGCGACGCCGCCAGCGCGCCGAGGTAGTCGAGTGCGAGGACCTTCGACAGCAGCGACACCGACTCGTCGCGCCCGTGCTCCTTGAGCAGCGCCACGAGCAGCGGGATCTCGACGCCGATGGCGATGCCGATGAGCAGCGAGAGCACCGTGAACACGACCCACGCGAGGTCGGTCGTGGCGTACGACCAGAACAGCAGCAGCACCGACGACCCGCCGAGCACCCCGAGCAGCAGCTCGTTGCGCACGAACGCGCGCCCGGGGGAGCGGGCGAGGCGGACCGCCAGCAGCGAGCCGATGCCCATCCCGAACATCGTCACGCCGGTGGCCAGCGAGAACGCGACGACCGAGTCGCCGAACAGGCTGGACGCCGCCGTGCCGAGGATCAGCTCGTAGATGATCCCGCCGACGGCGACGAGCAGCGCCGCCGCGAACACGGTCGGGCGGTCCCCGCGGCGCGCGCCGCGGGGACCCGGGAGGTCGAGGACGGCGCC is a genomic window containing:
- a CDS encoding AI-2E family transporter, which gives rise to MGLFGRRTPPPAAPDVAVTYVETPTGRGAPDEGRTSRLWSDGFGRAATRSLQTLAVVAVLAVFVLALMQLTLVVIPVLIALVLAAAISPLVGWMRRRGLPSLLATWIALLAVVAVLAGILWLVVRAVGAQWGELRDQALDGFDELQTYIQGLPFDITDEQIASFRESATGLLQSDAVGSGAIAGVSQTADFVAGFFIMIVVLFFFLKDGPAIWEFLLRPFEGDRYQRGKRVGDATVRTLGGYIRGTAIIAAVDAIGIGVGLAIVGVPLVIPLSVLVFLLAFIPLVGATLAGILAALVALVAVGPVEALIVVAIVVVVNQLEGDLLQPIVMGRSLRLHPLVILFALTAGTVLAGITGAVLAVPIAASLWRAVQVWDGPDLPARFARKKRPETV
- a CDS encoding polyamine aminopropyltransferase, with translation MADGTTPGGAAGSTGTTGAVLDLPGPRGARRGDRPTVFAAALLVAVGGIIYELILGTAASSLFGDSVVAFSLATGVTMFGMGIGSLLAVRLARSPGRAFVRNELLLGVLGGSSVLLLFWSYATTDLAWVVFTVLSLLIGIAIGVEIPLLVALLKEHGRDESVSLLSKVLALDYLGALAASLLFPFLLLPTLGLVRTAFAVALLNVLVALFMLGRMGWPVRLTWPTAVVSVLLVAGLVSATALEDAINTRLYVDPVLHYEQSAYQKLVVTTYQGDTRLYLNDQLQFSSVDEARYHETLAHTALTSVAAPTSVAVLGGGDGLLAREVLRYPTVREVVVVDLDPAVTDLGRNDRLVSALNEHALDDPRVEVVNADAFAWLRESDRTFDAVLVDLVDPANERVAKLYSSPFYAMVAAHLRPGGVMSTQATSTYFTPNAFWQVVATMRAAAPDRTVLPLGVNVPSFGEWGFALSLPGDGSQAFAATALPDGLRFHDEASLRATAQLPADAPPRDLAASTLLSPTIHRTYQQDMGRWRY